The following coding sequences lie in one Glycine soja cultivar W05 chromosome 16, ASM419377v2, whole genome shotgun sequence genomic window:
- the LOC114390493 gene encoding uncharacterized protein LOC114390493, which translates to MEGKLSKRGMLQGRGHFGGSDLPRSMRVRRKEKHPHSMNQQHIHHCQRSLVHSSIHDGLPLTMGSFQKCDHQILSMTEFNQRGIHKTSPSDASLVEEGVDGHHEAGKGKKSTPWQQVKWTDKMVKLLIMVMSYIGEDATSDNSSKRRKFTVLQNKGKWKSISKVMAERGYHVSPQQCEDKFNDLSKSYKKLNVMLGRGTSCRVVENPSLLDLIDYLSEKEKDHVRKILSSKHLFYEEMCSYHNGNRLHLPHDPTLQQSLQAALQNRDDHDSDDIRRSHHYDYDKDDIDMESSDQDDFEENYASLANSRGVYGATRQPLKRLKTGQGQVDVATFGSALNSREYNKISYSPVVQSDGNQDFLPKMRATWLQKQSVESRSLQLEEQKLQIQDEMLELKKQRFKWQNFSRKKDLELEKLKLENERMKIENERIALKLKRQEISANFN; encoded by the coding sequence ATGGAAGGCAAGTTGTCAAAGAGAGGTATGCTTCAAGGTAGGGGTCATTTTGGTGGTTCTGATTTGCCTAGATCAATGCGAGTTCGTCGAAAAGAGAAGCATCCTCATTCCATGAACCAACAACATATTCATCATTGCCAAAGGTCTTTAGTGCACTCCTCAATTCATGATGGTTTGCCTCTTACAATGGGATCCTTCCAGAAGTGTGATCATCAGATTTTGTCAATGACTGAGTTTAATCAAAGGGGTATACACAAGACCTCACCAAGTGATGCAAGTTTAGTCGAAGAAGGTGTTGATGGTCATCATGAAGCGggtaaagggaaaaaaagtacTCCTTGGCAGCAGGTGAAATGGACTGATAAGATGGTAAAACTTCTAATAATGGTCATGTCTTACATAGGTGAGGATGCAACTTCTGACAACAgtagcaaaagaagaaaatttacaGTCCTACAAAATAAAGGGAAATGGAAATCCATTTCTAAGGTCATGGCTGAAAGAGGTTACCATGTTTCACCTCAACAATGTGAGGATAAATTCAATGACCTTAGTAAAAGCTACAAAAAGCTTAATGTTATGCTTGGGAGGGGAACTTCCTGTCGGGTTGTTGAAAATCCTTCTTTGTTGGATTTGATCGATTATCTTTCCGAGAAAGAAAAGGACCATGTTCGAAAAATATTGAGCTCCAAACATCTGTTTTATGAAGAGATGTGTTCTTACCATAATGGTAATAGATTGCATTTACCCCATGATCCAACATTGCAACAATCACTGCAGGCGGCTCTTCAAAATAGAGATGACCATGATAGTGATGATATCAGAAGATCCCATCACTATGATTATGACAAAGATGATATAGATATGGAAAGTAGTGATCAGGATGACTTTGAAGAGAATTATGCTTCCCTTGCAAATAGTAGAGGAGTCTATGGGGCAACAAGGCAACCTTTGAAGAGATTAAAAACTGGGCAAGGACAAGTAGATGTTGCTACTTTTGGGAGTGCTTTAAACAGTAGAGAGTACaacaaaatttcatattctCCTGTAGTTCAATCTGATGGGAATCAAGATTTCCTTCCAAAAATGAGAGCAACTTGGTTACAAAAGCAATCGGTTGAATCTCGTTCACTTCAGTTAGAAGAGCAGAAGCTACAAATTCAAGACGAGATGTTGGAGCTGAAGAAACAAAGATTCAAGTGGCAGAATTTTAGTAGGAAAAAAGATCTCGAGTTAGAAAAGTTGAAGCTAGAGAATGAAAGAATGAAGATTGAGAATGAACGTATTGCTTTAAAATTGAAGCGCCAGGAAATTAGTGCCAACTTTAACTAG